In a genomic window of Curtobacterium flaccumfaciens pv. betae:
- a CDS encoding FAD-dependent oxidoreductase yields MQSREQHHDVVVVGGGLAGVCAAVAAARLGSSVALVTNRPVLGGNSSSEIRVWVVGATAHGTHRFARETGIMGELFLENQYRNPQGNAVYWDQVVLDLVRAEPNVHLHLNTDVRTVTTADDDGATRITSVTGWTMGSEIETTFTAPVFLDCTGDGLVGALAGASFRIGREGRAEHGEAWAPEQPDDELLGSSIFFSTHDTGRPEKFVPPSIAVDLRTTPILANRAIKTGDNGCNYWWIEWGGALDTVTENERIRDELWGVVYGIWDHIKNSGAFDAETLTLDWVGAIPGKREYRRFIGDHTLTQQDLLSQRTFPDAVAFGGWSIDLHPVEGVYAETAGAQQRYTDGTYDIPFRSLYSADVANLLFAGRNISASHVAFGSTRVMATCATQGQAAGTAAHLVARHATTPRTLGNDHVEMLQQTLLREDAPLIGVRAVDGADLARLATITASSELTSIDTTPWATADTFALDRDVAIVLPADPVLGSFALRTVVDDGTAAELTIELWTTGKPQNYAPIEHVATHTAAVTAGSGEAVVDLAFRPEEPCNAVVVVRRAPGVRLVLTDGHPYGVLALRARTADDEQFDDHIPEESDQPVTDWEARALRGRSFAFTAAGASDAWRASRVADGYQRPFGGPHLWSSEAGDGRAALTLDWTEPVDVRQVRIVWNDDVDADLINLHHHRTHWDAVPTLARDYRIEVSVDGSWRQLETVTDNRHRHRVHDLAPVRTDSLRIVVTATNGSPFVTASAVKVY; encoded by the coding sequence ATGCAGTCCCGTGAACAGCACCACGACGTCGTGGTCGTCGGAGGCGGTCTCGCCGGCGTGTGCGCCGCGGTCGCCGCCGCACGCCTCGGCTCCAGCGTCGCCCTCGTCACCAACCGTCCCGTCCTCGGCGGGAACTCCTCGAGCGAGATCCGGGTGTGGGTGGTCGGGGCGACCGCGCACGGAACCCATCGGTTCGCCCGCGAGACCGGGATCATGGGGGAGCTCTTCCTCGAGAACCAGTACCGGAACCCGCAGGGCAACGCGGTCTACTGGGACCAGGTCGTGCTCGACCTCGTGCGTGCCGAACCGAACGTGCACCTGCACCTCAACACCGACGTGCGCACCGTCACGACCGCCGACGACGACGGCGCCACCCGGATCACCTCCGTCACGGGGTGGACGATGGGGTCCGAGATCGAGACGACCTTCACCGCACCGGTGTTCCTCGACTGCACGGGCGACGGCCTCGTCGGCGCACTCGCCGGGGCGTCGTTCCGGATCGGCCGCGAGGGACGCGCCGAACACGGGGAGGCGTGGGCGCCGGAACAGCCCGACGACGAACTGCTCGGGAGCTCGATCTTCTTCTCGACGCACGACACCGGCCGGCCCGAGAAGTTCGTGCCACCGTCGATCGCCGTCGACCTGAGGACGACACCGATCCTGGCCAACCGGGCCATCAAGACCGGGGACAACGGCTGCAACTACTGGTGGATCGAGTGGGGCGGTGCGCTCGACACCGTCACCGAGAACGAGCGGATCCGCGACGAGCTGTGGGGCGTCGTCTACGGGATCTGGGACCACATCAAGAACTCCGGCGCCTTCGACGCCGAGACCCTCACGCTCGACTGGGTGGGTGCGATCCCCGGCAAACGGGAGTACCGCCGGTTCATCGGCGACCACACGCTCACCCAGCAGGACCTGCTGTCGCAGCGGACCTTCCCCGACGCGGTGGCGTTCGGCGGCTGGTCGATCGACCTGCACCCCGTCGAGGGCGTGTACGCCGAGACCGCCGGCGCGCAGCAGCGGTACACGGACGGCACCTACGACATCCCGTTCCGCTCCCTCTACTCCGCGGACGTCGCGAACCTGCTCTTCGCCGGCCGGAACATCTCCGCGTCGCACGTGGCATTCGGCTCCACGCGGGTGATGGCCACGTGCGCCACCCAGGGCCAGGCCGCCGGCACCGCCGCGCACCTCGTCGCCCGGCACGCCACGACGCCCCGCACGCTCGGCAACGACCACGTCGAGATGCTCCAGCAGACGCTGCTCCGCGAGGACGCCCCGCTCATCGGGGTCCGGGCCGTCGACGGTGCCGACCTGGCCCGCCTGGCGACGATCACCGCGAGCAGTGAACTCACCTCGATCGACACCACCCCGTGGGCGACCGCCGACACCTTCGCACTCGATCGCGACGTCGCGATCGTCCTGCCGGCCGACCCGGTGCTCGGCTCCTTCGCGCTCCGGACCGTCGTCGACGACGGCACCGCGGCCGAGCTCACGATCGAGCTCTGGACGACCGGCAAGCCGCAGAACTACGCCCCGATCGAGCACGTCGCCACCCACACCGCTGCGGTGACTGCCGGATCCGGGGAAGCGGTGGTGGACCTCGCGTTCCGTCCCGAGGAGCCGTGCAACGCGGTCGTCGTCGTCCGTCGTGCCCCGGGCGTCCGCCTGGTCCTGACCGACGGGCACCCGTACGGGGTGCTGGCCCTCCGTGCCCGCACGGCCGACGACGAGCAGTTCGACGACCACATCCCCGAGGAGTCCGACCAGCCGGTGACCGACTGGGAAGCGCGCGCCCTGCGCGGACGGTCCTTCGCGTTCACCGCAGCCGGCGCTTCGGACGCGTGGCGGGCCTCCAGGGTGGCCGACGGGTACCAGCGTCCCTTCGGCGGCCCGCACCTGTGGTCGTCCGAGGCCGGCGACGGCCGAGCCGCCCTGACACTCGACTGGACGGAGCCGGTCGACGTGCGCCAGGTGCGGATCGTGTGGAACGACGACGTCGACGCCGACCTCATCAACCTGCACCACCACCGCACCCACTGGGACGCCGTCCCGACGCTCGCCCGTGACTACCGCATCGAGGTGTCCGTCGACGGCTCGTGGCGGCAGCTCGAGACCGTCACGGACAACCGGCACCGGCATCGCGTCCACGACCTCGCCCCGGTGCGGACCGACTCGCTCCGCATCGTCGTGACCGCCACGAACGGGTCGCCGTTCGTCACGGCGAGCGCCGTGAAGGTCTACTGA
- a CDS encoding MFS transporter, which produces MSDGTRTRTSADAAGPPDVQAALGDDARRQGMRKVIVAAGVGHFVEWFDFGLYGTLATVISLYFFKQGDPQVALLSAFAVFGAGFVMRPLGGLFWGSLGDRVGRKTTLATVILITSGATAVMGILPTYQSVGLLAPILLVLVRLVQGFAAGGEGAGATTLLAEFAPSNRRGFVTSFIDVFGFAAFIVGGGLVFLFTALAGDDALETWGWRVLFLIAVPLGLVGLYLRNRLEDTPEFRALKAKGEVAANPLRRSLRTGWKALLFCIGFVVLKAVGHWILQTFMPSYLQADLGYSPLVSYGVVVIGFLVIAGLVPFFGLLSDRIGRKPVMLAGCTGFLVLTYPTLMLMDAGNFWAAAAAMVLLGLFMAAFDGAVSAAMAELFPTAIRYGSMGIAYNISVALFGGITPYFATWLISATGNTFAPAFYVMAAAAITGITVLRARETNKQGLVAR; this is translated from the coding sequence ATGAGCGACGGAACCCGAACGCGCACGAGCGCGGACGCCGCCGGCCCCCCGGACGTCCAGGCAGCACTGGGCGACGACGCGCGCCGACAGGGCATGCGGAAGGTGATCGTCGCCGCGGGCGTCGGCCACTTCGTCGAGTGGTTCGACTTCGGCCTCTACGGCACCCTGGCCACGGTCATCTCGCTGTACTTCTTCAAGCAGGGCGACCCCCAGGTGGCGTTGCTCTCCGCGTTCGCCGTGTTCGGTGCCGGCTTCGTGATGCGCCCGCTCGGCGGTCTGTTCTGGGGCTCGCTCGGGGACCGGGTCGGCCGGAAGACCACGCTCGCGACGGTCATCCTCATCACGAGCGGAGCGACGGCCGTGATGGGCATCCTGCCGACCTACCAGAGCGTCGGGCTGCTCGCACCGATCCTGCTCGTGCTGGTCCGGCTCGTGCAGGGCTTCGCCGCCGGTGGTGAAGGTGCCGGCGCGACGACGCTCCTGGCCGAGTTCGCGCCCTCGAACCGACGGGGCTTCGTGACGAGCTTCATCGACGTCTTCGGGTTCGCGGCCTTCATAGTCGGTGGCGGGCTGGTGTTCCTGTTCACCGCGCTCGCGGGCGACGACGCGCTCGAGACGTGGGGGTGGCGCGTCCTGTTCCTCATCGCGGTCCCGCTCGGACTGGTCGGCCTGTACCTCCGCAACCGGCTCGAGGACACCCCCGAGTTCCGCGCACTCAAGGCGAAGGGCGAGGTCGCGGCGAACCCGTTGCGTCGCTCGCTCCGCACCGGCTGGAAGGCCCTGCTGTTCTGCATCGGCTTCGTCGTCCTCAAGGCGGTCGGCCACTGGATCCTGCAGACCTTCATGCCGTCGTACCTGCAGGCCGACCTCGGGTACTCGCCGCTGGTGTCGTACGGGGTCGTCGTGATCGGCTTCCTCGTGATCGCGGGACTCGTGCCGTTCTTCGGCCTGCTGTCGGACCGGATCGGCCGGAAGCCCGTCATGCTCGCCGGTTGCACCGGCTTCCTGGTGCTGACCTACCCGACGCTGATGCTCATGGACGCCGGCAACTTCTGGGCGGCCGCGGCCGCGATGGTGCTGCTCGGCCTGTTCATGGCGGCGTTCGACGGTGCCGTCAGCGCGGCGATGGCCGAACTGTTCCCGACCGCGATCCGCTACGGGTCGATGGGCATCGCCTACAACATCAGCGTCGCGCTCTTCGGTGGCATCACGCCGTACTTCGCCACGTGGCTCATCAGTGCCACGGGCAACACGTTCGCGCCCGCCTTCTACGTCATGGCGGCTGCGGCGATCACGGGGATCACCGTGCTGCGGGCCCGTGAGACGAACAAGCAGGGCCTCGTCGCCCGGTGA
- a CDS encoding LCP family protein: protein MSNEPEQTTEPAHRGAATPRHGRQKRRAGVVFPAVAGVLTMALLLCGGYAAYAYHQLSDGVTIVNAITGGKDKKDDVDGTAQNILLVGDDHRPDNATPEQLAELSTEEDGGATNTDTMIVLHINADGSQATMISFPRDSYVDIPDVGKGKLNSAFYYGTLNGGGDTGGAKMLIKTIENLSGLQIDHYVRVSLLGFYQVVKELGPVEVCLNQAANDPFSGVNLPAGKSSLDAKEALSFVRQRHGLPNGDLDRNIRQQYFLSQEARKVTSAGTLLNPVKMGNILQAVGGSIQTDTNLIDLASQMANLRPANIQSATIPTLGTPTISVNGSPLSIVEVDTVGLPAFVQGLVGEPEAYTAAGPAQPANTSVTVLNGSGVQGAATAAGQVLTARGFQVAPAGSSPTTKVTQVQYPAGQESQAKAVAAVVPGAVAVRTNTVTGVTLVLGTDGKTAKPVATEPSAAPSTPADTGSGSKPAEQPAKEPSPKSTDVHNYGTEGTCIN from the coding sequence GTGAGCAACGAACCCGAGCAGACGACCGAGCCCGCACACCGCGGTGCCGCGACGCCGCGCCACGGGCGCCAGAAGCGACGGGCCGGCGTCGTGTTCCCCGCGGTGGCGGGCGTGCTCACCATGGCCCTCCTGCTGTGCGGCGGGTACGCGGCGTACGCGTACCACCAGCTGTCCGACGGCGTCACGATCGTCAACGCGATCACCGGCGGCAAGGACAAGAAGGACGACGTCGACGGCACGGCGCAGAACATCCTGCTCGTCGGCGACGACCACCGACCGGACAACGCCACCCCGGAGCAGCTCGCCGAGCTCAGCACCGAGGAGGACGGTGGCGCGACGAACACCGACACGATGATCGTGCTGCACATCAACGCCGACGGCAGCCAGGCGACGATGATCTCGTTCCCCCGCGACTCGTACGTGGACATCCCGGACGTCGGCAAGGGCAAGCTCAACAGCGCGTTCTACTACGGCACGCTCAACGGCGGTGGGGACACCGGCGGTGCGAAGATGCTCATCAAGACCATCGAGAACCTGAGCGGGCTGCAGATCGACCACTACGTCCGGGTCTCGCTGCTCGGTTTCTACCAGGTCGTGAAGGAACTCGGGCCGGTGGAGGTGTGCCTCAACCAAGCCGCGAACGATCCGTTCTCCGGGGTGAACCTGCCGGCGGGCAAGTCCTCGCTGGACGCGAAGGAGGCGTTGTCCTTCGTGCGACAGCGCCACGGGCTGCCGAACGGTGACCTGGACCGCAACATCCGGCAGCAGTACTTCCTGTCCCAGGAGGCCCGGAAGGTCACGTCGGCGGGCACGCTGCTCAACCCGGTGAAGATGGGCAACATCCTGCAGGCCGTCGGGGGATCGATCCAGACCGACACCAACCTGATCGACCTCGCGTCGCAGATGGCGAACCTCCGGCCCGCGAACATCCAGTCGGCCACGATCCCGACCCTCGGGACCCCGACGATCTCCGTCAACGGATCGCCGCTCTCCATCGTCGAGGTGGACACCGTCGGTCTGCCGGCCTTCGTGCAGGGTCTGGTCGGTGAGCCCGAGGCCTACACCGCTGCCGGTCCGGCGCAACCGGCGAACACGTCGGTCACCGTGCTGAACGGCAGCGGCGTGCAGGGAGCGGCCACCGCCGCCGGTCAGGTCCTGACGGCTCGCGGCTTCCAGGTCGCGCCGGCCGGGTCCTCGCCCACCACGAAGGTCACGCAGGTGCAGTACCCGGCCGGCCAGGAGTCGCAGGCGAAGGCCGTCGCGGCCGTCGTGCCGGGTGCCGTCGCCGTCCGGACCAACACGGTCACCGGCGTCACACTGGTGCTCGGCACCGACGGCAAGACCGCGAAGCCGGTCGCGACCGAGCCGAGCGCGGCCCCCTCGACGCCGGCGGACACCGGCTCGGGCTCGAAGCCGGCGGAGCAGCCCGCGAAGGAACCGTCGCCGAAGTCGACCGACGTGCACAACTACGGCACCGAGGGCACCTGCATCAACTGA
- a CDS encoding endonuclease/exonuclease/phosphatase family protein, with translation MTSAARPIVLMTYNIKNPDPAHDWPARLPVVLDVIRRHDPDLLCVQEAFGHQMDDLRAGLPDHADVGQGREGGDAGEHAAVFYRRDRFRPSDEGSFWLSDTPDEPVSNTWGSLYPRIANHARFLDAEGPAFTLLTTHLDHEPGPHGDEVRGRSAALIVERLAGDTGPVVFAGDCNEPAGSGTASRVFSEAGFADAWLTAGDPSDRTATFNDWQPPVDSGERIDWVLTRGVSGVDRVVIDHDGPEAWFASDHFPVVATLRV, from the coding sequence GTGACCAGCGCCGCACGCCCGATCGTCCTGATGACCTACAACATCAAGAACCCGGACCCCGCGCACGACTGGCCGGCCCGCCTGCCGGTCGTGCTCGACGTGATCCGCCGGCACGACCCCGACCTGCTCTGTGTGCAGGAGGCGTTCGGGCACCAGATGGACGACCTGCGCGCCGGGCTACCCGACCACGCCGACGTCGGGCAGGGGCGCGAGGGCGGCGACGCCGGGGAGCACGCGGCCGTCTTCTACCGCCGCGACCGGTTCCGCCCGTCGGACGAGGGATCGTTCTGGCTGTCGGACACCCCGGACGAGCCGGTCTCGAACACCTGGGGCAGCCTGTACCCGCGGATCGCGAACCACGCCCGGTTCCTCGACGCCGAGGGGCCCGCGTTCACCCTGCTCACCACCCACCTCGACCACGAGCCCGGACCCCACGGTGACGAGGTCCGGGGCCGGAGCGCCGCCCTGATCGTGGAACGGCTCGCCGGGGACACCGGTCCGGTCGTCTTCGCGGGCGACTGCAACGAGCCCGCGGGGAGCGGCACCGCGTCGAGGGTGTTCTCGGAGGCCGGGTTCGCCGATGCCTGGCTGACCGCGGGGGATCCGTCCGACCGGACCGCGACGTTCAACGACTGGCAGCCGCCGGTCGACTCCGGGGAACGGATCGACTGGGTGCTCACCCGCGGCGTCAGCGGCGTGGACCGCGTCGTGATCGACCACGACGGCCCGGAGGCCTGGTTCGCCAGCGACCACTTCCCGGTGGTGGCGACCCTGCGCGTCTGA
- a CDS encoding SDR family oxidoreductase, whose product MTDQQNDQTGPDQYVMQDPTKMYADKKPDEQYLEGAGTDAEMAQNVPADHGEDTYRGSGRLTGRKALVTGGDSGIGAAVAIAYAREGADVAISYLPEEQEDADRIVALIEAAGRKAVALPGDITSLEVCEQLVADAVEQLGGLDILVNNAGKQQNVDDITKISDEEFDETFKTNAYATFRITKAAVPHLQPGSTIINTTSIQAYAPSPHLVHYAATKATVNNLAKGLAAQLAPKGIRVNAVAPGPIWTPLQPAGGQPPEALPSAGEQTYLGRWGQPAELAPAYVFLASGESSYVVGETLHVDGGMPTP is encoded by the coding sequence ATGACGGACCAGCAGAACGACCAGACCGGGCCTGACCAGTACGTGATGCAGGACCCCACGAAGATGTACGCCGACAAGAAGCCCGACGAGCAGTACCTCGAGGGTGCCGGTACCGACGCGGAGATGGCGCAGAACGTCCCCGCCGACCACGGTGAGGACACCTACCGCGGCTCGGGTCGTCTGACCGGCCGCAAGGCGCTCGTCACCGGTGGCGACTCCGGCATCGGTGCCGCCGTCGCCATCGCCTACGCCCGCGAGGGTGCGGACGTCGCGATCTCGTACCTGCCCGAGGAGCAGGAGGACGCCGACCGCATCGTCGCGCTCATCGAGGCCGCCGGACGCAAGGCCGTCGCGCTGCCGGGTGACATCACCTCGCTCGAGGTCTGCGAGCAGCTCGTGGCCGACGCGGTCGAGCAGCTCGGTGGCCTCGACATCCTGGTGAACAACGCCGGCAAGCAGCAGAACGTCGACGACATCACCAAGATCTCCGACGAGGAGTTCGACGAGACCTTCAAGACGAACGCCTACGCGACGTTCCGGATCACGAAGGCCGCCGTGCCGCACCTGCAGCCCGGCTCCACGATCATCAACACGACGTCGATCCAGGCGTACGCCCCGTCGCCGCACCTGGTGCACTACGCGGCCACGAAGGCGACCGTGAACAACCTGGCGAAGGGCCTGGCGGCGCAGCTGGCACCGAAGGGGATCCGCGTCAACGCGGTCGCCCCCGGCCCGATCTGGACGCCGCTGCAGCCGGCCGGTGGCCAGCCGCCGGAGGCGCTGCCGAGCGCTGGCGAGCAGACCTACCTGGGTCGCTGGGGGCAGCCCGCCGAGCTCGCGCCGGCCTACGTGTTCCTGGCGAGCGGTGAGTCGTCGTAC